Proteins from a single region of Octopus bimaculoides isolate UCB-OBI-ISO-001 chromosome 11, ASM119413v2, whole genome shotgun sequence:
- the LOC128249122 gene encoding exportin-5-like, which yields MGSSVDEDKEVLEDQLTRQLTREYLELLGVICMNKKPETEDNMDDMEVVSQGAATRDDTLSELGQMCMKTEDIYPFIFLCVYDGLLWRDSSTCHKCISLGWPVLKQMLADKTVTSAVAHHLLHAVLLGLKLHGQHEAGQAMLLSLGLQVYEVLRPLFPDIRLVMQQQIPYCTETSLKSFDDKVLHVAPQKQSDKRKKDAFKKLVSDIIGKNLGEHFKKERHFERLPPIFQLKNKLPSLDILDASESTGLANLFCVDATK from the exons atggg TTCCAGTGTTGATGAAGACAAAGAAGTCCTAGAAGACCAATTAACAAGGCAGCTAACGAGGGAATATTTAGAACTTTTAG GTGTGATATGTATGAACAAGAAACCTGAAACAGAAGACAATATGGATGATATGGAGGTTGTATCTCAGGGAGCAGCCACCAGGGACGATACCCTCAGTGAATTGGGCCAAATGTGTATGAAAACTGAA GACATCTATCCCTTTATCttcctgtgtgtgtatgatggactCTTATGGCGTGACAGTTCCACATGCCACAAATGTATCAGCTTGGGATGGCCAGTACTTAAACAG ATGCTTGCTGACAAAACAGTAACCTCAGCTGTTGCCCATCACTTACTTCATGCTGTCTTGTTAGGACTAAAACTACATGGTCAACATGAAGCAGGCCAGGCTATGTTGCTGAGTCTGGGATTACAAGTCTATGAAGTTCTG CGCCCTCTATTTCCTGATATCCGGTTAGTGATGCAACAACAGATACCATATTGTACAGAAACATCTCTGAAG TCGTTTGATGACAAAGTCCTCCACGTGGCACCTCAGAAACAGtctgacaaaaggaaaaaagatgcTTTTAAAAAGCtggtctctgatattattggt AAAAATCTCGGTGAGCACTTCAAGAAAGAAAGGCATTTTGAAAGACTCCCCCCTATATTCCAGCTGAAGAATAAACTGCCTTCTCTTGACATTCTAGATGCTTCCGAATCTACTGGCCTTGCCAATCTTTTCTGCGTTGACGCAACCAAGTAA